The stretch of DNA GGTTTTCTTGTAATGCAGCAACTTTTGATAAAATTTCCTCTAATTGGGTTTCGCACATTTCTTCTGCCATGATCGAGGAGTCTATCAGTGCAACGAGAGCACAAAATGTTAGGGTGGTTAGTTCGAGTTAGTCGGGCTCCTAAGAAAGGGTTGAGAATTGAGAGAAGACCTCAAGATGCAAGAAATTTGTATTGGCATATATGTTGATAACAAATGAGAGTCTTTATCCTATTTTTATCCTTTGGTACTACAATAACTATAATAATCATTCTTTCCATTATTTCTTTTACAATCACATGAAACTAGACTAACTTGTTTAGCCTTCGAATCCTCTTATCCTGGACTCATTTGTTCCGCACCTGTATCAGTATTCCTCTTAGAAAAAAGAATGTCAAATGAATTAGAAGAAACCCTTTTCCAGCTAGACAGTTTGATAGCTGAGGATCGTAAGTGAAAGTTATTGGAATCAAACCTATGCATTTGATTAAAATCTGCAATTCTGCATACAAGAAGCAGTCTGGCGTCCATCTTTTAAGTAACTGGGGTGCTGAAACGCAACTCTGCAGTCAAATGCAAAATGCATGTTCGGTAAGTTGAACTACCTAAAAATTTTGTGTGTAGATCCACTGGAGATGGGAACAAGTGATATCTTAAACTCAGCTCTGGAAATGCTTGTAATGATAACCTTTTACTGAGCTTGTGGATTACAATCATTTCACCATTCTACGCGTCCTGGGTCATCATTTTATTGACAGATCACTTCGTTATAACTTTAAAACTGCAGGAGGCTATATCACTTTTTTCAGCGTTTTTCTTCTAAGAATTAAACAAATAGATGACCATTGGTCTTCTGAAACTATGATATACCTTTTTGTTTTTTGTAATAATTTGTTTACAATTTAGATTTCTCTCTTTTAAGCGGAGGGGGTTACATAGTTTTATTCCGTTCAAATATTTGATCTTTATCATTTTTTTCCCTGTCAATTTAACTTATGTGGGTTTAAAGGTcgagaataatttatttaattcctaATACAGAATCTTAATGCAATTTCAGGATGCTGTATCTCGAGGTCTAGCTGGGGCTGATTTTCATGTTATTCAATATGGGTATGTGATGCTTCCTATATGTGCTAGTTCAAATCTGAGACAGATGCAAAAATTTACTTTTTACTTGATCAACAACTTCAGCAGTGGAGAAAAATTCTTCTTAGACACATTGAATTTAAAAGCATGGTTGTTTCACATATATCTATCTTCCCAAAAACAATGCAATCTTATAATTGGAAGATTTGCCTCTACTGTAAGATGTAATATAAATTCAATCATCCACATTGCACTGCCATAGCAAAGGACACAGAATCACATGCTTTGCATTGTATATTATCCATCACTTGGTGATATAATCAActcatgattttatgaatggAGATGCTGTTGTGCTTTGTGAACTTCAGTTCTCTGTTCGTCCTGATCCATCACTTGTTGATATAATCAActcatgattttatgaatggAGATGCTGTTGTGCTTCGTGAACTTCAGTTCTCTGTTCTTTCTGGTCAACCACTGTCTAGGCATTTAGTTTTTCAGGAATTATGTAAGTGCAAACCTCGGTGGCCATGCTTTTGTGTGTGTGGTTTAGAAAACAGACTTTCTTCTTCGTGTTACCTTCCATGTAAGCACTCTTTGGTTGAGCCATCACTACAGCAGcatgatataatatttataacaTTTCTGCTTTTGCAGATTAGCATCCACACCAGCAATGTTCAATAGCACTCTCACCAGTAATGAAGACGTTCAATGCCCAGTTGATGGATCTATAATGATTACGGGTCAGCCGATTAATTATATGCTTCTTTTGATCTAACCTATAACAAACTTAATATTATAACAACTTAAATAGACCTGGGATAGCCAGTTGTAGGCTAGACTTACGCAGACTGTTGAACAATCTGTTTTGCTCAAAGAAGCTCGATTACAATTTCAAATGTTGCAGTTAAAAAGGCATGTTGTACCTGCTTTAGAATTTTAGTTATATATCGGCGTTTCAAGCTGGAATAGTTGTGATTCTGTTTTTGTCTGGAACAGCTAGTCATCTTCCCTACAACCGGAATGGATTCAAGTTCTTTACCAATGCTGGCGGACTTGGGAAACCCGATATCAAAGTTATATTGGAGCGTGCTGCTGAGATATATAAAAACATCACAGATGAAGATTTGAGGGATGCAGAAAGGAAAGCGAAACAAGCTGTGAAAAAGGTGGACTACATGACTATTTATTCATCTAATCTGGTAGCAGCAGTTCGTGATTCTGCAGGGAATATAGGTATAATATCGGACATAATCCTTGGTATGTAGATCGTAAGACACTGcatttttttaggaaaaaataAGCAACTTTAGATTAGCACTCACATTCCAGCAGTAAGCGGTGCTTCTCTTTATACGGATGAGCAGAGGCAGATCTACATCACCCcaaattcttttaatttttttattactatacacaaatatttttgtctagtatatatatatatatattaataaaatattttgagtgaTTTCCATTTTCAagtttgttttaaaacttgtgcTAGAAGTAATTGGTTTGATTATTTGATAGTCCTCATTTCCATTTTcgttttttaaaactttttaaatttatttgttcTTGTTCATTTTTTCAATTAAACCAATTTCAATATCTATTAATTGAACTCAAATTGAACATTTGTTTAGGTGACTGAATTTTTGTCTTTATGATATATTGGCGTTAAATGTGGGCATCTCCTATGAAATCAAAACCTgacttttttaattttattgtcactcattttttttgtattgaaaatgatttaaaaatttgttaaaagatatttctgaactttacattaaattttaaaattaagttGTAAAATTACACCAAAATAAAGAGAATGAAAAAAAGAAATGAAAGTTCTTATTGAGTTAAAATTTGATTTCGCTAGTAGTGATAGATCTCCGTGACCCCCGAAAATTTTTAAAACCATATTGCTAtataaaaaacattttttcctagtgtgtgtatatatatatatatatatatatatatatattggataAAGCACATACCACAACTCTGAAGAGGGAAATCGATGAGCCCCGCTGAAAATTGGTAGCTCCGACAACGCCGCACAATGCGGCTCTTTCAAACATAAAATCTTGGATCCGCCCCTCCGAATGATGTTATTATGTTCCTATTATTGGAGTCTGTCGCCCCTCTTCCCCCAACCCCCCGACTGTTTAATAATGGAGCATTCCTATTGACCTTACGTGTGTCAGTAATTACCGTGTTGAAATCCACTTCATGATTTAAAAGGCACGTAGATCTTGTTCATcgttattaattattttatctcaCTTTCAGAGAAGCCCCTTGAGGGACTCCATATAGTTGTGGATGCTGGAAATGGGGCTGGAGGATTCTTTGCCGTAAGTATGgactgttttattttttttattaattttaattatttcttGCCTGTTTTCTACACACATTCTCCAAAGGTGTTAGATATTATGAAGCATGAGTAATAAAATAGGAGTGAGTGGAGGATCATGGAATCTTTAATAGCGTTTCCTGAAGTAGATTAACTAATAACGAATGAGTCCTCTAGGATATTTGCAATCTTTTTGTTGTAAACTTGTGCCAAAAATGATGTCGCTCTTTTGTTAAAGAATCTCCATGTAGCTCCCTTAATAGTTGTTGTCTCCGGCGTATCAGGGCAAGGTTCTTGAGCCTCTTGGAGCTGTTACTTCTGGAAGTCAGTTCCTAGAGCCAGATGGTAACTCTAAATTTGAAAGTTGTCATTTATGTAAATGTGTCATGTGCACGAAATGTTTTTGGGAGCTGATGTTATATTTATACCTATACCAGGATTATTTCCGAATCATATTCCTAACCCGGAGGATAAAGAAGCTATGAAAGCTATCACACGGGCTGTCCTTGAGAACAAAGCAGACTTGGGAATCATCTTTGATACGGACGTTGACAGGTACGGGTTGCTGGTCTCTTGTGTTCCTTGGAAACACCTGCTGAATTTTCTGATGAAACATGATGTTAGATCTTTTGTTCAGATCTGCTGCTGTAGACTCCAGCGGCCGTGAGTTCAATCGGAACCGATTGATTGCCCTAATCTCTGCTATTGTTTTAGAACAAGTATGTTTTTCTCAATGACGTGTTCGGTGTTTCTTGGTTTCTCAAAGAAAGCTTTTcctaatttttttgtatttttgtgtAACAGCATCCAGGGACAACAATTGTCACTGATAGTGTCACGTCAGATGGATTGACTGCATTTATCGAAAAGAAACTGGGTAGGATAAATAGTTTCAGAATGATAATTTTTTTGGTTATCATGAAGCTTACACTAATTAATCTTCTCAGGTGGAAGACACCATAGGTTCAAAAGAGGCTACAAAAATGTAATTGATGAAGCTATTCGTTTGGTAAGTaaagaataatatattaatatgagTCTGGACCTGCTGTCTCTATTTGCAATTCTGGGGCTATTTGGTCACTATCACCTTGAACATTACTTTTGTGCTTGTTTCTGAATATCTTAGTTCTAaaactaattattatttttgaatataTCCCTTTTCTATATACACCCCTCACCTCCATATCACAGGTTCTGATTTCAATGCAGCAAAAACGTCAAAAGATATTGATACAAGTGTATAGAGAGTCATCAACCTGATTGACTAGTTTATCTTAGAGAAAATGGCTGGGGGAAAGAATATTGTATGTGTTGGTTAAAGAAACATGCTCACTTGTTAACTGATACAGATTCACCATTCTCTTAATTTTCTTATTGTGAAATGGGACACATTTTCAACTTAGGCATCGTTTAGTGCGAAAGATAAGATTTTGTTTCCTCGCCTCATCCAGCACCAGTCAGAGTTAAACAAAGTTAAGTTATCTATgtctttaatttatttatccTAATATCATACGTTATTATCATCTCATCACATGAGGCAAGCGATGTCTTAGTTTATAACACACCATTATTATCCTCCATGAGGCACAACACATGAGCTATCACGTATCCCGACTCGATTCAATAATTAAGATGGGAGTTTGAACCATATGATCGCAATTTCAATGTCTGATAGTAATTTTTGTAATAGTTAAGTATTTAATTCAGGGATATTATTTCGTTCCTCATTTTTCCATTTCTATCCAATATCCATATACTTAAATTAGTTTCTCGTGTCAGGTTTTATGCGAGTGGTTGATTTGGCCATCTCTGGTgtccttttttttatttttgagtgAGAGAGAGAGAGCGAGGGGGATCGAGTGTTGGGGCTGGGGCTTTTAAAGACTTTCGTGGTGCATAATTATGGAAATATGAAATTCAAACACAGCCGACTGTCATGACTTTCATACAGGGTCATCCAACTGTTTTGATATTTCAAATATGTTTATATAAGCTTAAAGGACTTAAAGGACTAATGCTGCTGGTTAAATTGTGGCAGAACTCTGTTGGAGAGGAGTCACATTTGGCTATTGAAACGAGTGGTCATGGAGCTCTTAAGGAGAATAATTGGCTCGACGACGGTGCATACCTCATGGTAGGTTCTTGTCATCCCTGTTATTGATTTTTAGTCATCGAAGGTCCATCCCATATTTGCCTTCTAACCTGCTATGAACAAAGGCAACCGCTAATTCTTTGTTTCCACGAAAATTTATAGCTCAATAGTTCCTTCAATCTCGATATGAAGCATTCCTTTTTGTTTTGTACTTTATCGGTTGTAggtcaaaattttaaacaaacttgCATCAGCTAAAGCTTCTGGAGTTGGTGGTGGCAGCAAGGTTTTGACAGATTTGGTGGATGGTCTAGAGGAACCTGGTGTTGCTGTTGAACTTAGACTCAAAATCAATCAGAATCATGAAGATCTTAGAGGAGGGTGAGCTTCGCTACACCTTACTGTGAAACTTTTCTCCTGTGATTCATTAAACATTGATATTGATGCATTGCAGATCGTTCCACGAATATGGAGAGTCAGTGCTACATCACTTGTCAAACATCACTGATTCAGACCCAAACCTTCAGAAAGCCCCTGTTAACTACGAAGGAGTAAGTAGTTGAAACTATTGGTTCTTTAATATCTCAGCTTATGTGTTGTTACTAGAAAGGAATATCAATTCTAAGTCAACTCTTGACAGTTCTATTAAGTTATGTTTGTTTCACTTTAGTGCATTGCGATTACACTTTAGCTACAAAAATGATCTCATAATTGAATCACAATCTTGCTGTAATTTATCCTCTAAATGTAGTCGTCATGGAACAAAATAGTGAGATCACGTAATTTGATCATAGAATATGTTGATCCCTACTATATCGCATTGGCTTGATTGCAAAGAACCGTGCTTACATTTTCAACTGAAAACCTTGGCAATGCCGTGTTTGGTAATGCTTGCACAATTAAACAactcaaaattttgttttgtttgtttgtttgtttttttcattttaCAATATTTGTGTATATATGATCTATGTGGAATTGGGGTTTGTGTTTTGGTATATTCCTTTAACAATATGTAGTTTCCACTTTCTATGAAAAACAGGTACGAGTTTCGGGCTATGGTGGATGGTTTCTTTTGAGGCTCTCACTTCATGACCCCGTCTTGCCTCTAAATATTGAGGTGACTGCACCATTCCATAAAGAAGCTACATGGTTTGCTTAAAATGCCTGTGACCATACTGATAATAGTAATTCTTGCAGGCAACAAGTGATGAAGATGCCGTTAAACTTGGTCTTGCTGTTCTTTCTGCTCTGAGAGAGTTTCCTGCACTTGATACTTCCACTTTAGACAAATTTGTCCAAGTATGATCGACAGATTCCTTAGTGGCTTTTGTTTTGCTACACATTCTCTGCATGTATAAAAAAATGCGGTAAAAGACAGACGTCAAGTGATTCAAATCCGTGAAGTTTTGCATGATGTGTTATAATGTCATGTAAAATCTGTGGCATACAAATCTATGACTACAAATATTAAACGTTACGTCGAGGAACATGAATAAATTTTACTGCAATTTTGGTTGATCTGATATGTGAGACATGCAGGTTGTTCAATGTTATACATTACATATATACATGTATGCACATGACTTTGGTTTGATCTTCACAAACTTGAAAAAGTTGTTCCGAATAATCATGACTTTGTCTATATATTTTACGTATTAGATTAAGACTTGAAGGATCTGTAATTTGAGAACTGACTCAAAAGATCTTAATTTTTCATGTATCAGAAAACCTAACATCCTTaaataaaactttttttttaattaaaaaaaaaaccctgaGATCCCAAACAAGTGGAACTAAATGGCTGTCTCCCTGTAACAATGGTAACAACAAAGTTTAATTTACATGAACTGTACAATTCAATTCTTTTGGTCCTGGATCAGTCCATGTGTCTTTGACATCCGTAAAAAGGGTAATCGACATTATACCTACA from Primulina tabacum isolate GXHZ01 chromosome 3, ASM2559414v2, whole genome shotgun sequence encodes:
- the LOC142540482 gene encoding uncharacterized protein LOC142540482 isoform X1; this encodes MAAMSGKFVQHVLVAHCCQQDRHLSTQNRKDCCTLYRLEPLPLIRGKLAWTGIPANQLRTLSNFNRGNVYCNAASPTTVIPSTDKSAFLKLQNGSDIRGVAIDGVEGEPISLTESVAQAIAASFASWLLEKKKPDVSKRLRVSIGHDSRISAQKLQDAVSRGLAGADFHVIQYGLASTPAMFNSTLTSNEDVQCPVDGSIMITASHLPYNRNGFKFFTNAGGLGKPDIKVILERAAEIYKNITDEDLRDAERKAKQAVKKVDYMTIYSSNLVAAVRDSAGNIEKPLEGLHIVVDAGNGAGGFFAGKVLEPLGAVTSGSQFLEPDGLFPNHIPNPEDKEAMKAITRAVLENKADLGIIFDTDVDRSAAVDSSGREFNRNRLIALISAIVLEQHPGTTIVTDSVTSDGLTAFIEKKLGGRHHRFKRGYKNVIDEAIRLNSVGEESHLAIETSGHGALKENNWLDDGAYLMVKILNKLASAKASGVGGGSKVLTDLVDGLEEPGVAVELRLKINQNHEDLRGGSFHEYGESVLHHLSNITDSDPNLQKAPVNYEGVRVSGYGGWFLLRLSLHDPVLPLNIEATSDEDAVKLGLAVLSALREFPALDTSTLDKFVQV
- the LOC142540482 gene encoding uncharacterized protein LOC142540482 isoform X2 → MAAASPTTVIPSTDKSAFLKLQNGSDIRGVAIDGVEGEPISLTESVAQAIAASFASWLLEKKKPDVSKRLRVSIGHDSRISAQKLQDAVSRGLAGADFHVIQYGLASTPAMFNSTLTSNEDVQCPVDGSIMITASHLPYNRNGFKFFTNAGGLGKPDIKVILERAAEIYKNITDEDLRDAERKAKQAVKKVDYMTIYSSNLVAAVRDSAGNIEKPLEGLHIVVDAGNGAGGFFAGKVLEPLGAVTSGSQFLEPDGLFPNHIPNPEDKEAMKAITRAVLENKADLGIIFDTDVDRSAAVDSSGREFNRNRLIALISAIVLEQHPGTTIVTDSVTSDGLTAFIEKKLGGRHHRFKRGYKNVIDEAIRLNSVGEESHLAIETSGHGALKENNWLDDGAYLMVKILNKLASAKASGVGGGSKVLTDLVDGLEEPGVAVELRLKINQNHEDLRGGSFHEYGESVLHHLSNITDSDPNLQKAPVNYEGVRVSGYGGWFLLRLSLHDPVLPLNIEATSDEDAVKLGLAVLSALREFPALDTSTLDKFVQV